One window of Nakaseomyces glabratus chromosome A, complete sequence genomic DNA carries:
- the RSC58 gene encoding Rsc58p (CAGL0A03454g~Ortholog(s) have DNA translocase activity, role in chromatin remodeling, nucleosome disassembly, transcription elongation from RNA polymerase II promoter and RSC-type complex localization), translating to MSQTAEKGIADLINNLFRIFRVAGAKCRVLDEPFPSKFHESDPLKIYESYNRFLKSKTDHDGSIKNEDKLPLTTITERNDKKEYNVSHGGLYKLYHDIKLVCIMLINYFPQGSKKYQMVDKFYKFATELMLREAYKIGAQLVYETNLDDDERETDSSRTELEKAISADFIKIATNYTVPVTETYHITTKDLELFSSTIERSEIDYRPHELPNSNFEINKVIPQTSLLDEAPKLGFLAANTSGIPDPTLPPTEMMTRFLHPNWYALPTTVWLKYNGFSSWAPSFNENGTVIDSTTKGTIWLNRVGYMQELIKKEKELHEDLSKEQETTKDEEKKTDMLDDADLDQTKKNEKTANEAEVKTEEENLRNDSNNNIKIENLFAWTPSNQLTDSDIALLKDGKGEQLVNDTLSRIARLRKSRIAKRLREPTDDERNLYFKARLLLKEIMLSKTDQPLKLSNHTSFPIVQVNYNGTIPVVRTQPVKKKKYRR from the coding sequence ATGTCGCAAACTGCTGAAAAGGGTATTGCGgatttgataaataatCTGTTTCGGATATTTCGAGTTGCTGGAGCCAAATGCAGGGTGTTAGATGAACCATTTCCTTCAAAGTTTCATGAATCAGACCCACTAAAAATTTATGAATCCTATAACAGGTTTTTGAAAAGTAAAACCGATCATGATGGCTCTATCAAAAATGAGGATAAGCTTCCATTGACAACAATAACCGAAAGAAACGATAAGAAAGAGTATAATGTTAGTCATGGTGGGTTATACAAGCTGTATCATGATATTAAATTGGTATGCATAATGCTTATCAATTATTTCCCCCAAGGTTCCaagaaatatcaaatggTGGATAAATTCTATAAATTTGCTACTGAATTGATGCTACGAGAAGCCTATAAGATCGGCGCTCAATTAGTATACGAGACAAATttggatgatgatgaaagagAGACGGACTCCAGCAGAACAGAACTTGAAAAGGCCATAAGTGCTGACTTCATTAAAATTGCTACTAATTATACTGTTCCTGTTACCGAGACTTATCACATTACTACTAAAGATCTggaattattttcttctactATCGAGAGATCTGAAATTGATTATAGACCGCATGAATTACCAAACTCtaattttgaaatcaataAAGTTATTCCACAAACCAGCCTTTTAGATGAAGCACCTAAATTGGGCTTTTTGGCAGCAAACACAAGCGGTATCCCAGATCCAACTCTGCCACCTACCGAAATGATGACCAGATTTTTGCATCCAAATTGGTATGCTCTACCAACTACGGTATGGCTAAAATACAATGGATTTAGCTCATGGGCACCTTcttttaatgaaaatggaACAGTTATAGattcaacaacaaaaggTACGATATGGTTGAATAGAGTTGGATATATGCAAGAACTTatcaaaaaggaaaaggaaTTACATGAAGATTTATCAAAAGAGCAGGAAACCACTAAGGatgaggagaagaagacaGATATGCTTGATGATGCTGACCTGGATCaaacgaaaaaaaatgaaaaaactGCAAATGAAGCTGAAGTGaaaactgaagaagaaaatctTCGAAATgatagtaataataatataaaaattgaGAATCTTTTTGCTTGGACACCTTCTAATCAGTTAACCGATAGCGATATTGCCCTTCTCAAAGATGGTAAGGGCGAACAGCTTGTTAATGACACTTTATCAAGAATAGCAAGGTTGAGAAAGTCAAGAATAGCGAAAAGGCTAAGAGAGCCTACAGATGATGAGAGAAATCTATATTTCAAAGCTCGCCTTTTgttaaaagaaataatgcTCTCAAAAACTGATCAGCCACTCAAATTATCGAATCACACTTCTTTTCCAATAGTTCAAGTGAATTATAATGGTACTATACCAGTTGTTAGGACACAACCTgttaaaaagaaaaagtatagaagataa
- the SMF3 gene encoding putative divalent metal ion transporter SMF3 (CAGL0A03476g~Ortholog(s) have role in cellular iron ion homeostasis, iron ion transport and fungal-type vacuole membrane, plasma membrane localization), translated as MLPRTIDILKKFATFVGPGIMVSVAYMDPGNYSTSVSGGAQYKYKLLFSIFVSNIFAVLLQCLCVKLGTVTGYDLAENCRRNLPKKVNYVLYFFAEIAIIATDLAEVVGTAIALQILFNIPLTLGVILTVLDVLLILMFYRPDGQSMKKVRMFELFVGVLVICTVLCFVLELFKINIPNKRELFEGFMPTSIIFKEKQALYISLGILGATVMPHSLYLGSSLVKPRLYDYDIKKYGKVGSSPSLSAIKYSLNYSYAELIISLFLIATFVNSAILIVAGATLAGQPEAEDADLLSIYNLLVHYISPAAGLIFAAAMLFSGQSAGIICTLAGQIVSEGFLEWSLPPWATRLCTRLIAIIPCLFVTLTLGERGISNILNFSQVVLSLILPIVSAPLIYFTANRSIMTVEDHHLHVADINDVDESTPLNSSAQRKKKDFTNSKLLTGAAVFVWALIGGLNCYLVGSWLNGADVHF; from the coding sequence ATGCTTCCAAGGACTATAGATATACTTAAGAAGTTCGCCACGTTCGTGGGTCCCGGCATCATGGTCAGTGTGGCCTACATGGATCCCGGTAATTACTCTACCAGTGTCTCTGGTGGTGCTCAGTACAAATATAAGCTACTGTTCTCCATATTTGTGTCTAATATCTTTGCAGTTCTTCTACAATGCCTTTGTGTTAAGTTAGGGACTGTGACAGGCTATGACTTAGCGGAGAATTGTCGCAGAAACCTTCCAAAGAAGGTGAACTATGTGCTATATTTCTTTGCTGAGATCGCTATCATTGCAACAGATCTGGCCGAAGTGGTGGGTACGGCTATTGCTCTACAGATATTGTTCAATATACCCCTAACATTAGGTGTGATCCTGACTGTGCTTGATGTGCTGCTAATATTGATGTTCTACAGACCAGATGGCCAGTCCATGAAGAAAGTAAGGATGTTTGAATTGTTTGTGGGTGTTCTGGTCATCTGCACAGTGTTATGCTTTGTACTTGAGTTGttcaaaatcaatatcCCAAACAAGAGAGAATTATTCGAGGGCTTTATGCCAACATCAAtaattttcaaagaaaagcaaGCTTTATACATATCTCTAGGTATATTAGGTGCTACCGTTATGCCACATTCTCTTTACTTGGGATCCTCCTTGGTTAAACCAAGACTTTACGACTACGACATCAAGAAATATGGTAAAGTCGGATCTTCACCAAGTCTAAGTGCTATCAAATACTCTTTGAACTACTCTTACGCTGAATTAATTATTTCCTTGTTCCTAATAGCCACATTTGTTAACTCAGCTATTCTAATTGTTGCTGGTGCAACACTAGCTGGTCAGCCTGAAGCTGAAGATGCTGATTTATTGTCTATTTATAACTTGCTAGTCCACTACATCTCACCAGCGGCGGGCCTCATCTTTGCTGCTGCAATGTTGTTCTCAGGGCAGTCTGCAGGTATTATCTGTACTTTAGCCGGTCAAATTGTTTCAGAAGGTTTCTTAGAATGGTCTCTACCCCCATGGGCTACAAGACTATGTACAAGATTGATCGCTATCATCCCTTGTTTGTTTGTTACACTAACACTTGGAGAGCGTGGCATATCAAATATCCTGAATTTCTCTCAAGTTGTTTTGTCCCTAATTCTACCAATTGTTTCAGCGCCACTTATCTATTTCACTGCTAATAGGTCAATTATGACAGTAGAGGATCATCACTTACATGTGGCTGATATAAATGATGTTGACGAGAGCACACCTTTAAATTCCAGTGcacaaagaaagaaaaaagattTTACCAATTCTAAATTATTAACTGGAGCAGCTGTCTTTGTTTGGGCTTTAATTGGTGGCTTGAACTGCTATTTGGTTGGCTCTTGGCTGAACGGTGCAGACGTACACTTCTAA